The segment ATAGCTGGCCTGAATGGCTGACTACGCTGGTGCATGAACTGGGCCACAATCATTCGCTGCAGCACGTTGCCTGCGGCGGCCCGGCTGGCGCGGCCACCGACTACCCGTATGCAAATGGCGACCTGGGCCCGCAACCGCTGTACAACAGCAGCTATGCGGGCAGCATCGGCCAGTTGAGCAAGGCGGTGTATGGCAGCACGCCGATGAAGGATGTGATGAGCTATTGCAGCGGCGCCTGGTTCTCGGACTACAGCTATGTGCGGGTACAGCAATTCCTGGAAAAACGCAGCACGCAGATTGCCGGCAGCAATGTGCTGGCCGCCAGCATGTCCGTGGCCGAGCATGGCTATCTGACCATTTCCGGCCGCATCACGCCATCTGGCGTGGGCCTGCGTCCCGCCGTTGCCTCGTCGGTGCGCATCGGTGCCGCTGTCAGCGGCAGCGGCCATGCTTATACCTTGCGCGTGTTGACGGTGTCGGGACAGACTATCGACTTGCCCTTCGATGGCGTCTCCGTGGCCGACCACGGCGGCAGCGCCATGAGCCATTTCCGCGTCAGCTTCGCCAACCCGGGCGACATCAGCGACGTGCAAGTGCTGCAAAATGGCAAGGCTTTGGCCAAGCTCGAGCGCCCGGCGCGGCGCAGCAAGGCGGCCGCCAACGATGCCACGTTCGATGCGACGCAAAGCGGCGGCAAGCTGGCGCTGGTCTGGAATGCCGAGGCGGAACCGTACGCCGCCGTGCTGCACGTGGCCGCCGATGGCCGCAAGACGGTGGTCGCCAGTGACTTGACGGGTGGCAAAGCCAGCGTCGACGTGAGCGCCTTGCCGGCCGGCGGCCGCTTCGAGGTCAGCCTGTCGTCGTCCGTGGGTGGGCGCCTGATGAAGGTGCAGCGCCGCTAAGCAAGGGCGCTCGATGCAACAAGGGCTTGCCGCGGCAAGCCCTTTTTTATTGGTGCATAAACCGCACAGATCCTGTGCCAGGCGAAGGCTGCCGTTTTACCTTCCGCCTGCCTAGAATGGAGCTTCATCCACTTGCGGAGCATCCCATGCCCATCCTGAACCTGCGTTTGTCCACGCCACCCGATGCGCGCCAGTCGGCCGCCATCGCCGCCACCCTGAGCCAATTGACGGCGCAACTGTTGCACAAGGCGCCCGAACTGACGTCGGTGGCGATCAGCCATCTTGACGCGGCGCACTGGTTCGTCGGCGGGCCATCCTTGCAGGCGCATGGCAAGGCCAGTTTTTTCCTCGATATCCTGATCAGCGATGAAACGAATACGGCGGCGGAAAAGGCCGCGTATATCGCCGCCGTGTTCGCCGCCATGCAGCAGTATCTCGGCGCCGTGCATGACGTCAGCTACATCCACGTGCACGATGCGCGCCAGGCGGCCTGGGGCTACGGCGGCTTGACGCAGCAGTTCCGCGCCGTGCGCAAGGCGCTGCAGCAGCCGTGATCAATCCCAGTGGCGATCTTGATAGTGCCGCACGGAAAAATCGATGAAGGCCCTGACCTTGGGCGACAGCTGGCGGCTGTGCGGATACAGCGCGTACAGGGTGCGCGGCCGCAAGGTGTAGCCGGGCAAGACTTCCACGAGCTGGCCGCTGCGCAGCGCGTCGCGCACGATGAAGGCGGCCGCGCCGGCAATCCCCATGCCGCCCACGGCCGCTTCGCGCAAGGCCACGCTGGTGTTGGCTTGCAGGCTGCCGCGCACGGCCACCTTGTGGGCGGCGCCGTCACCATCGGTGAATGACCATTCCGCCGGCTTGTCGCCGGAGGTGTACATCAGGCAATTGTGCCGGACCAGGTCTTGCGGCGTGGCCGGATGGCCATGGCGGGCCAGGTAGGCGGGCGAGGCGACGGCCACCGTGCGGCTGCTGGCCAGCTGGCGCGCCACCAGGGTGGAATCGGGCAAGCCGCGCGCCAGGCGCAGCGCCACGTCGAAGCCATCGTCGATCAGATCGACGATGCGGTCATTGCAGACGAGATCAATGTGGATGTGCGGATATTGGCGGCTGAAATCGGGCAGCCAGGCGGCCAGT is part of the Janthinobacterium sp. 67 genome and harbors:
- a CDS encoding LysR family transcriptional regulator translates to MDQLTALRALRRVVELGSFTAAGAALGISHSIVSRQVRQLESQLGAQLLNRTTRRFALTAAGQEYYLASRDILDALDAADRAVAMHQAQPSGSLRINAPMAFGTLELAAWLPDFSRQYPHIHIDLVCNDRIVDLIDDGFDVALRLARGLPDSTLVARQLASSRTVAVASPAYLARHGHPATPQDLVRHNCLMYTSGDKPAEWSFTDGDGAAHKVAVRGSLQANTSVALREAAVGGMGIAGAAAFIVRDALRSGQLVEVLPGYTLRPRTLYALYPHSRQLSPKVRAFIDFSVRHYQDRHWD
- a CDS encoding tautomerase family protein; the encoded protein is MPILNLRLSTPPDARQSAAIAATLSQLTAQLLHKAPELTSVAISHLDAAHWFVGGPSLQAHGKASFFLDILISDETNTAAEKAAYIAAVFAAMQQYLGAVHDVSYIHVHDARQAAWGYGGLTQQFRAVRKALQQP